Proteins encoded by one window of Chryseobacterium sp. POL2:
- a CDS encoding OmpA family protein, whose product MRKIYILFLICASFLFSKAQYYGDFDNSFKIGINAGIDMPSLDNKTPFINYKPGVNIGVNLDYFWTWFGLGADFNYISNATESTYPSDNLFLNTIKLNNIKLDKHPINRMFIGIGPNFKHEFSEEFSAIFKLRGGISTLKNGEVQQYVDQANRIDLNSHNSYDIKSIASAKAQLEFNYFFTENLGLNFGAYYLQHFQVKENGSGNIAGYRPFTENNGQNNVEQNYQGRSSLEHEAHSVGAFAGLVYRFGNSYTSKKSKTTSYPYKLEVIVKDKYTDEALPNAEVLLINSQGQRAYYGTSNKEGKITFNNVKPDDYELKGKFRDITLVSKRVEKTTLITLIPMKMDLENEDERFIIEGKVSDCNTKKTLPYASVSLKNETTSEVRNLKTSANGTFSFMAKKDELYSIYGKKSNYFSQTENLDGKLNDRTKKLFLNLQVCMEEATCDKAINLQNINYDFDKTEIRNDAKPELDKLYQFLADNPSIKLELSSHTDSRGSDDYNLKLSQGRADSAVNYLVSKGLSRNRIVAKGYGETKLLNECYNDANCREDQHQHNRRTEFKVICAK is encoded by the coding sequence GTGAGGAAAATCTATATTTTATTTTTAATTTGCGCTTCTTTTTTATTCTCAAAAGCGCAGTATTATGGAGATTTTGACAACAGTTTCAAAATAGGAATCAATGCAGGAATAGACATGCCGTCTTTGGATAACAAAACCCCTTTCATCAATTATAAACCTGGTGTTAATATTGGTGTTAATCTGGATTATTTCTGGACTTGGTTTGGGCTAGGTGCCGATTTTAATTATATCAGCAATGCTACAGAAAGTACGTATCCTAGCGATAATTTATTTTTAAATACGATTAAACTCAATAACATAAAACTTGACAAACATCCTATCAACAGAATGTTTATCGGGATTGGACCAAATTTTAAACATGAATTTTCGGAGGAGTTTTCTGCGATTTTTAAATTAAGAGGCGGCATTAGCACGTTAAAAAACGGAGAAGTGCAACAATATGTTGACCAAGCCAATCGCATTGACCTTAACAGCCATAACAGTTACGATATCAAAAGTATAGCTTCGGCAAAAGCACAACTGGAATTTAATTATTTCTTTACCGAAAATCTTGGGTTAAATTTTGGTGCTTATTACTTGCAGCATTTTCAAGTTAAAGAAAATGGCTCTGGAAATATTGCGGGCTATCGGCCTTTTACAGAAAATAATGGCCAAAATAATGTAGAACAAAATTACCAAGGTCGAAGCAGCCTGGAGCACGAAGCGCATTCTGTAGGCGCATTTGCTGGTTTGGTTTACCGATTCGGAAATTCTTATACATCAAAAAAATCCAAAACTACAAGCTATCCTTACAAACTGGAAGTTATCGTAAAAGACAAATATACAGACGAGGCGCTTCCCAACGCAGAAGTTCTACTTATCAACAGCCAAGGTCAGCGCGCCTATTACGGAACGTCTAATAAAGAAGGAAAAATCACTTTTAATAATGTAAAACCTGATGATTACGAACTGAAAGGAAAATTTCGTGATATAACGCTGGTCAGCAAACGTGTTGAAAAAACGACTTTAATTACCTTAATTCCTATGAAAATGGATTTGGAAAACGAAGACGAAAGATTTATCATCGAAGGAAAAGTTAGCGATTGTAACACAAAAAAAACACTTCCTTATGCAAGTGTCAGCCTTAAAAATGAAACAACTTCGGAAGTCAGAAATTTGAAAACTTCAGCCAACGGAACTTTTAGTTTCATGGCTAAAAAAGACGAATTATACAGTATCTACGGGAAAAAAAGCAATTATTTTTCTCAAACAGAAAATCTTGATGGCAAATTAAATGACCGAACTAAAAAGTTATTTCTCAACCTTCAGGTTTGTATGGAAGAAGCGACTTGCGATAAAGCGATTAACCTGCAAAACATCAACTATGATTTTGATAAAACCGAAATCCGAAACGATGCAAAACCCGAACTGGACAAGCTTTATCAGTTTTTAGCTGATAATCCCTCTATAAAATTAGAATTATCCTCGCATACAGATTCGCGTGGATCGGATGATTATAATCTGAAACTTTCGCAAGGTCGCGCCGACTCTGCGGTTAATTATTTAGTTTCGAAAGGCCTTAGCAGAAACCGAATTGTTGCTAAAGGTTATGGAGAAACCAAGTTGTTAAACGAATGTTACAATGACGCCAACTGCAGAGAAGATCAACATCAGCATAACAGAAGAACTGAGTTCAAAGTAATTTGTGCTAAATAA